A region from the Sulfolobales archaeon genome encodes:
- a CDS encoding ABC transporter ATP-binding protein: MIALSESLLKVESLEVYIGFLHILRGIDLEINRGEIVCLLGRNGAGKTTTIKAIIGLRKTARGRIMFDGIDITHLPPEKRVLMGIGYQPEDVKIFPDLTVKENIDIPLIVRHVRDRNRVYETIYKIFPEVKDLLHRRGSQLSGGQRKMVAIARALAYDPKIVLLDEPFEGLAPIVVNRIFKAFQDMRKEGISILYAESNIRTINIADKVYIIERGEIMFHGTPEEIMSNEQILKIVGR; the protein is encoded by the coding sequence ATGATCGCCCTTTCCGAAAGCCTGTTAAAAGTAGAAAGCTTAGAAGTATATATAGGATTTCTTCATATTCTAAGAGGAATAGATCTCGAGATAAACAGAGGAGAGATTGTATGTCTACTTGGAAGAAACGGTGCTGGGAAAACAACTACTATAAAAGCTATAATAGGACTGAGAAAAACAGCTAGAGGGAGGATCATGTTTGATGGAATTGATATAACGCATCTCCCACCTGAGAAAAGGGTCTTGATGGGTATAGGATATCAGCCTGAAGATGTCAAAATATTCCCCGATTTGACGGTTAAGGAAAATATAGATATACCGCTAATAGTAAGGCACGTTAGAGATAGGAATCGTGTTTACGAGACAATATATAAAATTTTCCCTGAAGTAAAAGATCTGCTTCATAGAAGAGGCAGCCAACTAAGTGGGGGTCAAAGGAAAATGGTAGCGATAGCTAGAGCACTAGCATATGATCCTAAAATAGTTTTACTCGACGAACCATTCGAAGGACTAGCCCCTATAGTTGTTAACAGAATTTTCAAAGCATTCCAAGATATGAGAAAAGAAGGTATTTCGATATTATATGCCGAATCAAATATAAGAACTATTAACATCGCCGATAAAGTATATATTATAGAAAGAGGAGAAATTATGTTCCACGGTACTCCTGAAGAAATAATGAGTAATGAACAAATATTAAAGATCGTTGGTAGATGA